Proteins encoded together in one Leishmania donovani BPK282A1 complete genome, chromosome 33 window:
- a CDS encoding udp-glc 4'-epimerase, putative, whose amino-acid sequence MRVLVCGGVGYIGTHFVRELLRYSPHDVIIADSLEATHGSDVHVDTEKNYAARNPGANLEEVKRSGYRFAKLEVGDVRDVNFLEHVFTTHAPIDAVVHMCAHIVVPESVRDPLRYYDNNVVGMLRILQTMLKYKCDKLILSSTAALFGNPYARMKAGSTDEPDPMKPIQSNAKCMPESPYGTTKLVDEYMLKDCAAAYGIKSVCLRYFNACGADAEGDIGETHEPESHLIPLILRVPLADKINAYNAVHHPDRQKVNDYISIFGTDYPTPDGTCIRDYVHVKDLSSAHVRALDYLAKLTPDDKDKFFSTFNLGTSKGYSVREVIEAARRVTGHPIPEREEKRRDGDPPVLVASGEEAAAALGWNLEYKSIDKIIDSAWKFHSKHPVGYELH is encoded by the coding sequence ATGAGGGTACTTGTctgtggtggtgtggggtACATTGGTACGCACTTTGTacgcgagctgctgcgttACAGTCCCCATGATGTGATCATTGCCGACAGCCTCGAGGCCACTCACGGTTCTGATGTGCACGTGGACACGGAGAAAAACTATGCTGCACGAAACCCTGGCGCAAACTTAGAGGAGGTGAAGAGGAGCGGCTACCGTTTCGCAAAGCTGGAGGTGGGCGACGTGCGCGATGTCAACTTTCTCGAGCACGTCTtcaccacacacgcgccgatCGATGCTGTGGTGCACATGTGTGCACACATTGTGGTGCCGGAGAGCGTGCGCGACCCGCTTCGGTACTACGACAACAACGTCGTTGGTATGCTGCGCATCTTGCAGACCATGCTCAAGTACAAGTGCGACAAGCTCATTCTCTCCAGCACGGCTGCTCTCTTCGGTAACCCTTACGCTCGCATGAAGGCTGGCTCGACCGATGAGCCGGACCCGATGAAACCTATCCAGTCCAACGCCAAGTGCATGCCGGAGAGTCCGTATGGCACGACCAAGCTGGTGGACGAGTACATGCTGAAGgactgcgctgccgcctacGGTATCAAGagcgtgtgcctgcgctACTTCAatgcgtgcggcgccgacgccgagggAGACATTGGCGAGACCCACGAGCCCGAGTCGCATCTTATCCCGCTCATcctgcgcgtgccgctggCGGACAAGATTAACGCCTACAACGCTGTGCACCATCCTGACCGCCAAAAGGTGAACGACTACATCTCCATCTTCGGCACCGACTACCCAACTCCGGACGGCACGTGCATTCGTGATTACGTGCACGTGAAGGATCTGTCCTCGGCCCACGTACGGGCGCTGGACTACCTGGCTAAGCTGACCCCCGACGACAAGGACAAATTCTTTTCCACGTTCAACCTTGGCACGTCGAAGGGCTACTCAGTGCGCGAGGTcatcgaggcggcgcggcgcgtaACGGGACACCCGATTCcggaaagggaggagaagcgccgcgacggcgacccCCCGGTGCTCGTGGCGtccggcgaggaggcggcggcagcacttGGATGGAATCTGGAGTACAAATCGATCGACAAGATTATCGACTCCGCGTGGAAGTTTCACAGCAAGCACCCTGTCGGCTATGAGCTCCACTAA